ATTAACACCAAAAAAAGGCGTTAAAATGAGTAGTACTAACAGGAGACCAATAACATATTGCCCCCAGGAGACCATTTGCCCCATAGCGACTTGGGGCCCACCAATATGCCAAACTTTACTTAAACTTGGCAGTGATTTTCCGAGAAATAGCGTAGCGAATACAATGTTAATGAATAGACCCGGTAATGCTTCCCAGACGTCAAGCGTAGCGAGATTAATGAGGCCTTGAGATAATAAATGATCGTCTGAAGTTAAAGCTGTCATTAAGCGACCTAACACTTCAGGGCCTACTAATAAAGCGATGAGACCAGCGATAATAGAAGACGGTAGGTAAAGTTGCTGGAGTAGTGGGGTATAGACTCTTACCCATTTTCCAATCACGATGAAGAGTCCTAATAGTATAAAAGCAAACCCAATTTGTTCAGCTGACATAAGTGTCCCTCCTTCATGGGGTTAATACCCAGAAAGAGGGAAGGTAAGACATCATTTTTTATTTTCACACACAATTTTAACATTTTGTCCCTCGCAGCTTAGTTCCACTATCGCTAGTTGTACTCGTGAGAGAGAGGTTTTCATTCCCATATATAGGGTGTTTCCTGGTACACGTAATAGTTCAGCCAGTTAGAAAATAGTAAATGGGCATGTGAACGCCACCTATTTAATGGCTTCTCATTAGGATCGTTATTAGGAAAGTAGTGTACAGGGAGATGAGCACTTAATCCTCTATTTAGATCTCTCTCATATTCTTCTTTTAAAGTGTCAGTATCATATTCTAAATGCCCTGTTGCCATAATGTGTTTGCCGTCCTGAGACATAATAAGAAATGGACCTGCTTCTTGAGAGGAGGCAACTAATTTAAGCTCAGGATGTTGAATAAGTTCTTCTTCGGATATGTTTGTATATCTAGAATGGGGGGCGATAAATTCATCGTCAAAACCGCGTAATAGCTTAATTGGGTTTTCTCCATGATAAATACGGTGGTGAAAAATCCCTGAGCACTTCTCTTGGAGAGGAAATTTAGTTATACCGTAATGATGGTATAACGCTGCTTGTGCACCCCAGCATATATGCATAATAGAGGTGACGTGTTTCTCAGCCCAATCCATTATGTCTATTATTTCTTCCCAATAGTGAACATTCTCAAAGTCTAGATGTTCAATAGGAGCTCCTGTAATGATCATCCCGTCAAAACGTTTGTGGTGAATGTGGGCAAACTCAGTGTAAAATTCTCTCATATGAGAGGCGCTCACATTTTTTGCCTCGTATGTGGCTGTTTTTAAGAATGTGATGTTGACTTGTAATGGACTGTTCCCTAAAAGTCTCAGAAGGTGAGCTTCTGTTTTTTGCTTTTCAGGCATGAGATTTAAAATGACAATATTTAATGGGCGTATATCTTGCGTAATTGCCCGTTCGTCATCCATGACAAATATATTTTCTTTTTCTAATATTTGAGCTGCCGGTAGGTGCCGAGGAATTCTGATAGGCATGACGAACATCCCCCCTAGGACTAATTTCGAATGGTTTAGAATTTTCCGATAAACATTATTATAACAGGTGACAGAAAATCTACAATGGGATTTGCATGAGGAATTAAAAAACATAGAACAAATCAATGAGATTGTCTGACTAATGCTAGTCATTTTCCGCAAATGAGATATTATCTACAACATAGTTCTCTAAGGAATTTTAAATAATGACATTGGCGATAGATTCAAGAGGTGTGATAGAGGATTAGCGGGTAATATAGGATGAAATAAAATTGAGAGTGATCACAGAAGGTGAAAGATATAAAGGAGGTAACGAGTAGGTTATTTCTCTTTTAGTACTAAACATGTATAAAAAAGGGTTCTTCTTGATCTTGCTGGACCCTATTGCTTATGGAAGAAGTATTCGCTTATAATGAAACCATTGTATTTAATTAAGAATAGTAGGTGGCGTATAATGAAGAATAGAAAACTGTTTTTTTTCGATATTGATGGCACGTTATTAGACCATGACAAACAATTACCAGCATCAACGGAAGCGGCTGTCAAACAATTGATAGAAAAAGGCCATTTTGTAGCTATTGCGACAGGAAGAGCCCCGTTTATGTTTAAGGAACTTCGTGAAAACCTTGGGATTACATCCTATTTAAGCTTTAATGGCCAATATGGTGTTTTTGAAGGGGAGCCCATAATAAAGAAGCCATTGGATAAAGATGAATTAGCCCGTTTAACGGTTGAAGCAACGAAGCGAGATCACCCACTAGTCTACATGAATGAACGTGATATGAAAGCGAATATTCCTTACCATCCTCAAATTGAAACAAGCATCGGTACACTTCATTTTGAGCACCCTGATTATGATCCTGCCTTTCTTGAAGGACGAGATATTTATCAATCACTCATCTTCTTTGCGGAAGATGAAGACCATTTCTACATAGATAACTATGAAAAATTTGATTTTGTCAGATGGCATGAGTATTCATCAGATGTGGTTCCTGCTGGAGGATCGAAAGCCAATGGTGTAGAAACGATGATGAACAAGCTCGGCATGACAAAAGAGGATGTTTACGTTTTTGGTGATGGGCCGAATGATGTAGAGATGATAAATTTTACCCCTAATAGTGTAGCGATGGGCAACGGGGTAGACCAAGTAAAAAAAGCTGCTTCTTTTGTAACGAAGGATGTTAGCGACGATGGAATCGTTTATGCGTTAAAACATTTAGGAATATTATAATTAAAAAAGCATCTTACATTGTTAGATATTCTTAACAATGTGAGGTGCTTTAGTTTGTTAGCATTTTACGAAAGTGAGGATGAAGCTTTTTTGTTTTTTGTTATTAATGGTCGTGATGAATGATATAGCTTGCTGTCAGAAGGGGGCCCATTGATAATTGTTTCAGCGAGAAGCTTTGCAAGAATCATACTATAGACGGTTCCATTGTCACCAAAAGCAAATAGAAAGTAACAATGAGGGTAGTCAGAGTACTCACCAATAATTGGGAGGCCATCACGGGTGCCGCCATAAAAAGCGGATGATGCAAAGTCTGCCTCCACGTGAAGATGAGGAAATAGCTTGTTAAATTCTTTAATAAGCTTATTCCGCTTATTAATTAGTTTGCTATCTCTGGCCTCAGGGTAATTGGTGGGATCATCAAGACCACCGATAATGACGCGATTATCAGCTGTCGTTCGAATATACGTATAAGGTCGGGCTGTTTCCCAAATGAGCGAACGTTCATACCAGCCATTAAAGCGATGTAATGGCTTTGTTGTCACGGTATAAGTGCTGACAAAGGAGGTATTTGGCTCTTTACGTATATCTGTTCCTTCATATCCGGAGGCAATGATCACTTTCTTTGCATGGATATTGTGTCCAGTGCGGGTTTGGACATTCACTTGATCGTGTTGACATGTCATTCCGTTTACTGATGTATTTTCGTAAATAGAGACACCTTTGGTATGAGCATACTCCAGTAAGGCGTGTGTAAACTTAAAAGGGTTAATCTCACCATCCTGTTCAAAGAGTATAGCCCCAGCCTTGCTAAATGAATAGTGTGAAGAAATGGTGGCTTCATCCCACATAGCAATGGGACAGTGGTGCTTGAGGAGAAAGGCCGCTTCCTGTTTTAGTTTTATTAAATCATCATCCGTACTTGCGAAATAGAGACTTTTTTTTCGCCTAAATTCAAAAGGTGTTGAGCAGATTGTTTGTGCTTCTTCTATGTCGTTAATTGCTTGATTACATAAGTGAATATGGCGAGCAATAGGGTCTTCACCAAAACTGTTAATTAAATCTGTAAACATTTTTTCGCCAGCATATTGAATCAATGCCGTGTTAGCCGCTGTACTGCCTGACCCAATGAGATTTTTTTCAACGACGACAACATCGAGGTGATGGCTAGCGAGATAATAAGCAGACTGAGCCCCCGAAGAACCTCCCCCAATGATCAGAACATCACAATTTAAATCCTCTGTGAGTTGAGGATAGGTAGGGGGAGACGGCATTGTAGTGGGCCAATAATATGTGCCAGACTGTATATCCAAAGGAAGCACCGCCTTCTAAAGATTTTTAGTTTAATATGCCCCAATTTGGGATAGGTCCATCTTCCATTTCAAGGGAAATAACTAAACACTTTAACATCTGGTACTTTTCTTATATAATATGGATTGGATTAACTTATGTTGGCCCCGTAGCTCAGTGGATAGAGCGTAGGTTTCCTAAACCTTGCGTCGCAGGTTCGATTCCTGCCGGGGCCGCCAACCGTTGTTGTAGCACGGTTTATGTGCGATGATTCAACGTTAATACATAACGACCGTCTAACGGTCACATAGTCGAATAAAAGGCGTAATCTGCCCCCTTCCGAAAAATCTTTTATATTGCTATCGATGACTTGATAAGATGAGATGGTAGCCAGGTGATAAAACACCCGCTAAAGCGTCATAGAACGTCTTAGCGGGTGTTATCATGTTGTTATCTTCTTTTTATTAAAGCTTGGATGGGACAGCTTCCAGAGTAACGGTCACACCTTCAGCGTCAACCGTAAGTAAGTCAATTTGATGATTAGGGAAATGCTCTTTCACTTGTGATTGAACATCTTTGCCTTGCCCTTTTGGGGCGAAGAAAAGAACGATAGGACCTGCTCCACTTAGTGTCACGCCATAAATAGGTAAATTTTCAGCCATTTCAACAGCTTTCTGCCATTCTGAAATATACGGCATACGATAGGGCAGATGAAATAAATCTTTCATCATCATTCGGCCAACTAATTGCCAATTATTTTGTAAGATGGCTGCTACTAAGACATTGCTAATGCTGCTTACTTGAACAGCCTCTTTATAAGGTAAAGTCTCAGGTAGTGTCTCACGGGATTCCCGTGTGCTTAATTCATAGTCAGGAATAAGTGCAATTACATCAATATCGGGTGTACCTGCCAAAACAATGTTGGTGTCATCTTCTCGGTGACTACCGATAATAAGACCGCCGTAAATAGAAGGAGCTACGTTATCCGGATGTCCCTCGTAGATGCTCGCCCAACGGGTTTTTTCCTCAGGGGAAAGTGTGAGGGCTAATAGTTGGTTAGCGAGTTCGATACCAGCAACTATAGCAGTAGCACTACTACCAAAGCCTCGGGAGAGAGGGATCTCACTCTCCATCATGACTTCAGCTTGTGGAAGCTCCTTATTATATTCGTCAGCGATCCACGCAGCGATTTTGTATATAAGGTTCTCTTTTCCCTCAGGTATACCATCAAGGTTATCTGAACATGTCTTAAAGGCCCAATTATCACTAGGTGTGACATACAATGTCAAATATTTATTCAACGCCATACCAATTGAATCGAAACCAGGGCCTAAGTTAGCGGTGCTTGCTGGTACTCGGATGGAAAAGTTGACGAAGGCAGTCATTGGTTGACACGACCTAACATATGATCAATGACCACGGATTCATCATTTGGAAGGGCCACTGGTTTAATAGGTGCTGTATCAATTGCTGTATTAGGGTCTTTCAAACCATTACCTGTTAAAACGGATACCACACGAGACCCTTTTTTAATTTCGCCTGACTCTAATTGTTTCTTTAATCCTGCTAGAGAAGCTGCAGAGGCGGGCTCTGCAAAAATCCCCTCTTCACGAGCGAGGAGTTTATATGCTTCGACAATATCGTCATCAGTGACGAAGTCAATTTTACCGGAAGACTCCTCAGCTGCTTTCACTGCTTTGTCCCAGCTAGCAGGGTTACCGATACGAATGGCTGTAGCCAATGTTTCAGGATTATCGATAACGCGGTTTTTCACAATCGCTGCTGCACCTTCCGCTTCGAAGCCGCGCATTTGTGGTAAACCGGTTCCTTTCTTTGCGTTATATTCTTGAAATCCTTTCCAATAGGCTGTGATATTACCAGCATTACCTACAGGGATTGTCAAAACATCTGGAGCGGACCCTAACGCATCGCAGATTTCAAAGGCAGCTGTCTTCTGGCCTTCGATTCGAAACGGGTTTACTGAGTTTACGAGTGTAATAGGAGATTGTTCAGCGAGATTCCTCACCATTTGAAGGGCGTTGTCAAAGTTGCCTTCAATACTAAAGATTTCAGCCCCATAAACGACAGCTTGAGCTAGTTTTCCCATGGCAATCTTTCCTTCTGGAATGACGATTAAACAGCGTAGTTTCGCTTGAGCGGCATAAGCCGCAGCGGCAGCTGATGTGTTTCCGGTAGAGGCGCACATAATCGCTTCACTGCCTGCCTCCTTCGCTTTAGCTACGGCCATGACCATCCCTCGATCTTTGAATGACCCAGTTGGGTTGGCGCCGTCATATTTCACGTGGAGATCGATTCCCCATTTTTTTGATAAATGTTTTAATGGTAGAAGAGGGGTATTCCCCTCTTGTAAAGAGAGCATCGGTGTTTTGTCATTGACCGGTAAATATGCTTTATATTCTTCAAGTAATCCTCGCCACATCATGTTATTCTCCTTCCACACGGTAGCTGCTTTTAACGTCTACGACCACATCCGTGTCATTCAATTTAGTTAAAACCGTTTCGTAGTTCTTTTTTGAAACGGCGTGCGTCACCAAGATAATTTCAGCTAGCTTACCATCGTTAAGCGGCACTTGCAAAATCTTTTCCAGACTAACACCATGCTTATCAAATAAAGAGGTGAGAGCAGAGAAGGTTCCAGGGACATCTTTCGCGTGAATACGCATAAAGAATTTAGAGAAAATATCGTCGTCCGTTTTAAGTTTTTTGTCGAATTGAGGAATAACGACACTGTTACCATTAACGCCAAGGCGTTTATTTTTTAAAACTTCCACAAGGTCTGACACCACAGCTGTTGCCGTAGGAAGCTGTCCAGCTCCAGCCCCATAGTACATTGTTTCGCCAACGGCTTCCCCATAGACGTATACGGCGTTAAATTCATCATCCACGGACGATAAAGGATGATCATGAGGAACCAGTGTTGGCTGTACACTGACTTCCACTTTATCCCCGGATCGATTAGCGATCCCCACGAGCTTCATCGTATAGCCTAATTGGTCACCATATGAAAGGTCTTCACTTGTAATAGTTGAAATACCTTTCACTGACACATCGTCTAAATCAAGGTTCATAGAAAAGCCGAGAGTTCCAAGAATAGCGATTTTTCTCGCCGCATCTAGGCCCTCTACGTCAGAAGTAGGATCAGCTTCCGCATAACCGAGGGCTTGTGCCTCCTTTAGCACCTCGTTATAGACGCGACCTTCCTTTGACATTTTCGTTAATATATAATTGGTCGTGCCATTGACGATCCCCATCATTTTCGTAATACGGTCTGAAGCAAGCCCTTCAACGAGAGTTCTTAGAATAGGGATACCTCCTGCAACACTCGCTTCGTAAAATAAATCACAGCCCTGTTTATTTGCTAATTGTAGTAATTCACTGCCGTGGAGAGCCATAAGGTCTTTATTAGCTGTAATAACATGCTTACCGTTCTCTAAAGCGTGACGGATGTAACGTCGGGCCTCGTCAATGCCGCCCATTACTTCAACAATGACATCGATCTCGTCATCATTAAGAATATTCTCAGCGCTCGTAGTTAATTGCTCTTGATTCACATCAACCGAGCGTTGTTTGTGAAGGTTACTTACTAGGATTTTTTTAACGGTAACAGAACAGCCTAACTGATGCTTGAGTTTATCTTGATGATTTTGGATAATTTGTAAAACGCCTGTTCCTACTGTTCCAAAGCCGAGTAATCCTATATTCATATTTTTAGTCATAATACTATCCACTCCTGAAAACGTCTCTGTTTAACGTACATTTGTATTTGTATAAAGGACATTATAGAGAGGTTTAGCTAATAAAACAACCGTTTTTATAAAAAAACACAAAAATTCAGTCAATGTCCTAAATAATTGGCTAATGTAGTGTGCGTTGTCATGTCATAATGTAAATGTCATCATATAATTCACTAGGCTCATATCTGAAATGTTTTAATAGGATATGCTATTATGG
The DNA window shown above is from Salipaludibacillus agaradhaerens and carries:
- a CDS encoding homoserine dehydrogenase; the encoded protein is MTKNMNIGLLGFGTVGTGVLQIIQNHQDKLKHQLGCSVTVKKILVSNLHKQRSVDVNQEQLTTSAENILNDDEIDVIVEVMGGIDEARRYIRHALENGKHVITANKDLMALHGSELLQLANKQGCDLFYEASVAGGIPILRTLVEGLASDRITKMMGIVNGTTNYILTKMSKEGRVYNEVLKEAQALGYAEADPTSDVEGLDAARKIAILGTLGFSMNLDLDDVSVKGISTITSEDLSYGDQLGYTMKLVGIANRSGDKVEVSVQPTLVPHDHPLSSVDDEFNAVYVYGEAVGETMYYGAGAGQLPTATAVVSDLVEVLKNKRLGVNGNSVVIPQFDKKLKTDDDIFSKFFMRIHAKDVPGTFSALTSLFDKHGVSLEKILQVPLNDGKLAEIILVTHAVSKKNYETVLTKLNDTDVVVDVKSSYRVEGE
- the thrB gene encoding homoserine kinase, with translation MTAFVNFSIRVPASTANLGPGFDSIGMALNKYLTLYVTPSDNWAFKTCSDNLDGIPEGKENLIYKIAAWIADEYNKELPQAEVMMESEIPLSRGFGSSATAIVAGIELANQLLALTLSPEEKTRWASIYEGHPDNVAPSIYGGLIIGSHREDDTNIVLAGTPDIDVIALIPDYELSTRESRETLPETLPYKEAVQVSSISNVLVAAILQNNWQLVGRMMMKDLFHLPYRMPYISEWQKAVEMAENLPIYGVTLSGAGPIVLFFAPKGQGKDVQSQVKEHFPNHQIDLLTVDAEGVTVTLEAVPSKL
- the thrC gene encoding threonine synthase: MWRGLLEEYKAYLPVNDKTPMLSLQEGNTPLLPLKHLSKKWGIDLHVKYDGANPTGSFKDRGMVMAVAKAKEAGSEAIMCASTGNTSAAAAAYAAQAKLRCLIVIPEGKIAMGKLAQAVVYGAEIFSIEGNFDNALQMVRNLAEQSPITLVNSVNPFRIEGQKTAAFEICDALGSAPDVLTIPVGNAGNITAYWKGFQEYNAKKGTGLPQMRGFEAEGAAAIVKNRVIDNPETLATAIRIGNPASWDKAVKAAEESSGKIDFVTDDDIVEAYKLLAREEGIFAEPASAASLAGLKKQLESGEIKKGSRVVSVLTGNGLKDPNTAIDTAPIKPVALPNDESVVIDHMLGRVNQ
- the metA gene encoding homoserine O-acetyltransferase MetA, translated to MPIRIPRHLPAAQILEKENIFVMDDERAITQDIRPLNIVILNLMPEKQKTEAHLLRLLGNSPLQVNITFLKTATYEAKNVSASHMREFYTEFAHIHHKRFDGMIITGAPIEHLDFENVHYWEEIIDIMDWAEKHVTSIMHICWGAQAALYHHYGITKFPLQEKCSGIFHHRIYHGENPIKLLRGFDDEFIAPHSRYTNISEEELIQHPELKLVASSQEAGPFLIMSQDGKHIMATGHLEYDTDTLKEEYERDLNRGLSAHLPVHYFPNNDPNEKPLNRWRSHAHLLFSNWLNYYVYQETPYIWE
- a CDS encoding NAD(P)/FAD-dependent oxidoreductase, which gives rise to MDIQSGTYYWPTTMPSPPTYPQLTEDLNCDVLIIGGGSSGAQSAYYLASHHLDVVVVEKNLIGSGSTAANTALIQYAGEKMFTDLINSFGEDPIARHIHLCNQAINDIEEAQTICSTPFEFRRKKSLYFASTDDDLIKLKQEAAFLLKHHCPIAMWDEATISSHYSFSKAGAILFEQDGEINPFKFTHALLEYAHTKGVSIYENTSVNGMTCQHDQVNVQTRTGHNIHAKKVIIASGYEGTDIRKEPNTSFVSTYTVTTKPLHRFNGWYERSLIWETARPYTYIRTTADNRVIIGGLDDPTNYPEARDSKLINKRNKLIKEFNKLFPHLHVEADFASSAFYGGTRDGLPIIGEYSDYPHCYFLFAFGDNGTVYSMILAKLLAETIINGPPSDSKLYHSSRPLITKNKKASSSLS
- a CDS encoding Cof-type HAD-IIB family hydrolase is translated as MKNRKLFFFDIDGTLLDHDKQLPASTEAAVKQLIEKGHFVAIATGRAPFMFKELRENLGITSYLSFNGQYGVFEGEPIIKKPLDKDELARLTVEATKRDHPLVYMNERDMKANIPYHPQIETSIGTLHFEHPDYDPAFLEGRDIYQSLIFFAEDEDHFYIDNYEKFDFVRWHEYSSDVVPAGGSKANGVETMMNKLGMTKEDVYVFGDGPNDVEMINFTPNSVAMGNGVDQVKKAASFVTKDVSDDGIVYALKHLGIL